Proteins from a genomic interval of Oreochromis aureus strain Israel breed Guangdong linkage group 6, ZZ_aureus, whole genome shotgun sequence:
- the LOC116312364 gene encoding zinc finger protein 271-like, producing MSEVSVEVDEDVIKQDPALEPLAEPLLIILSPPPPFLPVPGEPALLWSKWLKAFEHYVEALSEKELVDSSKCLLLQNCLGPEGQRIFTTLIQNDTTYAAAISTLTAYFSSDYTTQMHRLKFHQRAQMPGETVDQFVSALEELLRPCSYGHLKDELLLNQLIEKTSYPQLRERLLTGRESLTLATALVIGKEVETLLNGSQLFDIHEVSVDIGDDLEPPVQRKAKRGRPRRGEKRSKTNTRLTKTQSLKPKGNCYKLCNNDNDAESQTTSETNVTNDNENRTSSSSLQKLNEDGCKKTSDGFEDDDNANDEDFDLFSTKPKGPYCPICPDRRFRDAHKLARHMRTHTKEKPFTCPVCSMSFSQSYHMTRHLRNQHGAGQHVCTTCGITLESFAELKSHKRKHKSDVLSYPECREKLSNSDVFPSHVESDSKCFFTQTEGQSSQQIERVKVKIEEITSDDPAFGNRDFQDTGSKVNVVTEEGNSDESPSQDEGRPKENPTATAKTKGHFCPVCINRRFRGPNKLARHMRTHTKEKPFSCPVCAMTFSQSYHMTRHVRNQHNLGKYICSKCGKSFSSWLDMRAHKKTHAVEGLTCLACDKQFKEKAALASHLKLHKKVASGPRSLVCGDCGKEFRRMYHLKRHIVTHRKASNGECFTCPDCQKDFAFLEDLNKHLEVHVKENKGTCPKCNETFGSLEELEAHMAVHQKSYSCSTCGKKFKVEYALKKHEQSHGGEQYYCALCRKHFLKLSHYKRHLMVHNRRESKCPHCDTVFLQLTALKYHLRTHTEERPYQCTCCIETFEEREDLEQHCLKHRKFKKERPYSCTRCDFAFSTLMELTEHMSSHEGEQPQTCSVCGRTFLNKNKLEKHLTIHTGERPHLCSICGNGFPSAASLKLHVHIHTGEKPYQCSQCSKSFRSSSGLRLHSRQHMEVRPIYECPQCGRTYGRMTELKMHQRYHTGDKPYACTCCSKRFISKDKLNVHMRIHTGERPYSCPHCGQTFTQTGDRNRHISKFHP from the coding sequence ATGAGTGAAGTATCTGTGGAGGTAGATGAGGATGTGATAAAACAGGACCCCGCTTTGGAGCCCCTCGCAGAGCCGCTGCTGATAATCCTGTCCCCGCCTCCACCTTTCTTGCCTGTCCCCGGTGAGCCAGCCTTGCTTTGGTCTAAATGGCTCAAAGCGTTCGAACACTATGTCGAAGCACTCAGTGAAAAAGAGCTGGTCGACTCCAGTAAGTGTCTACTCTTACAGAACTGCCTTGGCCCGGAGGGGCAGCGTATCTTCACAACACTGATCCAAAATGACACCACCTACGCAGCAGCCATATCAACACTGACAGCTTACTTCAGCTCTGATTACACCACTCAGATGCACCGCCTTAAATTCCACCAAAGGGCTCAGATGCCTGGAGAGACTGTAGATCAGTTTGTGTCTGCTTTAGAAGAGCTCCTCAGGCCTTGCAGTTATGGACACTTGAAGGATGAACTCCTCTTGAATCAGCTGATTGAGAAAACAAGCTACCCACAGCTCAGAGAGAGGCTTCTGACTGGGAGAGAAAGTCTGACTTTGGCCACAGCGTTAGTTATTGGTAAAGAAGTGGAAACCTTGCTAAATGGATCTCAGCTGTTTGATATTCATGAAGTCAGCGTGGACATTGGAGATGATTTAGAACCACCGGTTCAAAGAAAAGCTAAAAGAGGAAGGCCTCGCCGTGGGGAAAAAAGGTCAAAAACAAACACGCGCTTGACTAAAACTCAATCACTCAAACCCAAAGGTAACTGCTACAAGCTATGTAATAATGACAATGATGCAGAGTCTCAGACTACTAGTGAGACCAATGTGACTAATGATAATGAAAATAGAACTTCGTCTTCATCTTTACAAAAGCTGAACGAGGACGGCTGTAAAAAAACTAGCGATGGTTTTGAGGATGACGACAACGCCAATGATGAGGACTTTGATCTGTTTTCAACTAAACCGAAAGGTCCCTACTGTCCCATCTGCCCCGATCGCCGCTTCAGAGACGCTCACAAGCTTGCCAGACACATGAGGACTCACACGAAGGAGAAACCGTTCACCTGCCCTGTCTGCTCTATGAGCTTCAGCCAGTCATACCACATGACCCGACACCTGAGGAACCAGCACGGTGCAGGACAGCATGTCTGCACTACCTGTGGGATAACTTTAGAGAGCTTTGCAGAGTTGAAAAGTCACAAGAGGAAGCACAAGTCAGATGTTCTGTCATATCCAGAATGTCGTGAAAAATTATCCAACAGCGACGTGTTTCCTAGTCATGTCGAGTCAGACAGCAAATGTTTCTTTACCCAAACAGAGGGACAAAGTTCTCAGCAAATCGAGAGAGTCAAAGTGAAGATTGAAGAAATAACAAGTGACGATCCAGCTTTCGGTAACAGGGATTTTCAGGATACGGGATCCAAAGTGAATGTTGTGACGGAAGAAGGAAATTCCGATGAATCACCATCTCAAGATGAAGGGAGACCGAAAGAAAACCCCACCGCCACTGCGAAAACAAAAGGCCATTTCTGTCCCGTCTGCATAAACAGACGCTTCAGAGGGCCAAACAAACTCGCCAGGCACATGAGGACACACACAAAGGAGAAACCCTTTAGCTGTCCTGTCTGCGCCATGACTTTTAGCCAGTCCTACCACATGACCCGACATGTGAGGAACCAGCACAACCTGGGCAAATACATCTGCTCTAAATGTGGCAAAAGTTTCAGTAGCTGGCTCGATATGAGAGCGCACAAGAAAACCCACGCAGTCGAAGGCCTGACGTGTCTCGCATGCGATAAACAGTTCAAGGAGAAGGCTGCGCTTGCGAGTCAccttaaattacacaagaagGTTGCGTCGGGTCCTCGAAGCCTCGTCTGCGGCGACTGCGGCAAAGAATTCCGCCGAATGTATCACTTGAAACGGCATATAGTGACTCATAGGAAAGCATCGAATGGGGAGTGTTTCACATGCCCTGATTGTCAGAAAGACTTTGCCTTCTTGGAAGACCTCAACAAACACCTGGAGGTACATGTGAAAGAAAACAAGGGGACCTGCCCAAAGTGTAATGAAACCTTTGGTAGTCTAGAAGAACTGGAGGCACACATGGCGGTGCATCAGAAGTCTTATTCCTGCAGCACGTGTGGAAAGAAGTTTAAAGTTGAGTATGCTCTGAAGAAGCACGAGCAAAGTCATGGAGGCGAACAGTATTACTGTGCACTGTGCCGCAAACACTTCCTCAAGCTTTCTCACTATAAGAGGCACTTAATGGTCCACAACAGGCGCGAATCTAAATGTCCACACTGCGACACTGTCTTTCTGCAGTTAACCGCTTTGAAGTATCACCTGCGGACTCATACTGAAGAACGACCGTACCAGTGCACCTGTTGTATTGAAACCTTTGAGGAGAGGGAAGATCTAGAGCAGCACTGCCTCAAACACAGAAAATTCAAGAAGGAGAGGCCCTACTCCTGCACTCGGTGCGATTTTGCTTTCTCCACCCTGATGGAGCTGACGGAACACATGAGTTCACACGAGGGAGAGCAGCCGCAGACCTGCTCCGTCTGCGGGAGGACGTTCCTGAACAAGAATAAGCTGGAGAAGCACCTGACGATCCACACGGGGGAGAGACCTCACCTCTGCTCCATCTGTGGGAACGGCTTCCCCTCCGCAGCGAGCCTCAAGCTACATGTGCACATCCACACGGGAGAAAAACCTTACCAGTGTTCACAGTGCAGTAAGAGTTTCAGGTCGTCCAGCGGGCTGCGCCTACACAGCAGACAGCACATGGAGGTTCGGCCCATTTACGAGTGTCCCCAGTGCGGTAGAACTTACGGCCGCATGACAGAGCTGAAGATGCACCAGCGCTATCACACGGGAGATAAACCGTATGCGTGCACCTGCTGCAGCAAACGCTTTATTAGCAAAGACAAACTAAATGTTCACATGAGGATACACACAGGGGAGAGACCGTACTCCTGCCCCCACTGTGGACAGACTTTTACACAGACCGGGGACAGAAACAGACACATCAGTAAATTCCACCCGTAA